GCTCGCCGAACGTATCGCGGCCGCGCGCGCGACCGGCTTTCGCGCCGTCGAGATGTGGTTTCCGTATGACGTCCCGCCTGCCCGGTTGCGCGACACGCTGGACGAGCACGGCCTGCCGATGATCGGCATCAACACCGCGCCCGGCAATGCGAACGCTGGCGACTGGGGCCTCGCCGCCGATCCGCGCCGGCGCAGCGCATTTATCGAGTCGCTGCACGAAGCTTTCGAGTATGCGCAGGTGATCGGGTGTCCGAATGTTCATGTGATGGCGGGCATCGTCGACGCGTCGCTATCGCACGAAGCGGCGTGGGACGCGTATCAGGCGAATATCGACGAAGCGTGCGGCATGGCGGAACGACACGCGCTGACGGTGATGATCGAGCCGCTCAATGCCGTCGATCGCCCCACGTATCTTCTGACGAAACAGCAGCAGGCGATTGCATTGATCGAGACGCTCAAACGTCCGAATCTGAAGATCATGCTCGACCTGTTTCATGTGCAGCGCGGCGAAGGCAATCTGATCGAGCGGATGCTGGCGAGCCTGCCGTACGCAGCGCACATACAGATCGCGGATGTGCCCGGACGGCATGAGCCGGGGACCGGCGAAATCAACTTTCCGAAAGTGTTCGAGGCGCTGCAGTCCGCCGGTTGGACCGGATGGATCGGCGCCGAGTACTTTCCGGCAAATGGGACGGAAGCGGGCCTGGGGTGGATGTAGAGGGCGAGAGGGCGGCAAACGAGATGGCCGGCCGATTGCTATAAAGCGGACGGCCGCGAAGCGATTGGCGCGGCAGGAGGGACTCGAACCCCCGCCCCTCGGCTTAGAAGGCCGATGCTCTATCCAGCTGAGCTACTGCCGCACGAAAGAGCGGTGATGCTACACCAATGCACCGCTCATTTCATCTGTGACCGAACGCGGCCGGAGGAATTCTCCGCGAATTGATTCATTCGTCAGTTCGCCGCCTCGATGCTCGCCCATTGCGGGCGAGCCGGCATTCTACCCGAGCGCGAAGCCGCCGCGGTGTGCGCGGCGCGTTACATGGCGCCGCCCGACCGTCACGCCACCGGCTGTGGATGCGTGATAAACCAGCCGAGACACGCGAGCCCCGCGATCACGCAATAGACGCCAAACGACGCGAGCCGCCCGCGCCCTTCGAAATAGCGCATCAGAAAACGCACGCTCAGATAAGCGGCAATCGCGGTCAGCACGCCGCCGAGCGCCGCATCGCCAAGCTGCTCCGGCGCGTGAAAGAGCTTCGGCACCTCGAGCAAGCCCGCGGCGAAAATAATCGGCGTGCCGAGTAGAAACGCGAATTCGGCGGCTTTCTCCGCGGTGAGGCCCGCCGCATTGCCCGCGATCATCGTCAGTCCGCTGCGCGAGAAGCCCGGGATCAGCGCGCCGACCTGCGCGAGGCCGACGAAAAACGCCTGTTTGAACGTGAGTTTCTCGGGCGGACGATGCGCGCGCGAGCGCTGCAGACGGTCGCCCAACCACAGCAGGATGCCGTTGACGATCAATGCGATCGCCACGATACGCAAGTCGTGAAATACGCGTTCGAGCCGCTTCTCGAGCACGAGGCCGACGATGCCGGCCGGAATCGTGCCGATGATCAGCGCCCACATCATGTGACCGTCTTCGTTGCGCCGCCCGCCGAGCGACGCGAAGAAGCCGCCGATCAGCGCGATCCAGCGCTCGCGGAAATACCATAGCAGTGCAAATGCGGTACCCAGATGCAGCGCGACGAGGAACGGCAGCAATTGTGGCGCGTGCTTGTCGATGTGCATCCCGAACAATGCGGGTACAAGCAACGTATGACCAAGGCTGCTGACCGGAAAGAGTTCGGTGACGCCCTGCAGCACGCTCAGAAAAATCAGAAACGACAGGCTCACGCGGCGGTCCTCACGGAAGAGAAGGAATTGGGAGACAGCGCACCGGGCATGGATTTCCGGCGATCTGAAGGCGCGTCGATTATGCCTGGGCGACGCGAACCCGCCAAGCGCCCGGCGATTTTTTCACCAATTTTTTTCCGCAGTGCGGCGCACGTATGCGCAGTCTTTCCCTGGCGCGCGACGCTTGCGCCGCTCGCGCCGCGCACGAATCTTTCGGCCATGAAAGCAAAAAGGCCCGCCGTTCAAGGCGGGCCTGCACAGAGAGGACGCTCGGCCGGCTAACGCAACGCGTGTCCGGCTTCGCGGATCTCGACGCCCCGTTCTAGCGTGTCACTTTATGGAAAAAATAAATCGTACTGCCCGCGAACATCCCGAGCAGTGCCACGCCCATTGCCATTGCGAGATCCATAGCGCCTCCGAAAGCGATGAGCCCGATTTCCGGATCGGCTTAATCGGGCCTCGGTACAGATTATCGACGCGCGCGACTGTTCGACGACACTCGCAATTTCCCGATAAAGGGTTTCCCCGTAGCGCAAAGCGGCGCACAATCAGCGGCAACCCGCGGCAACCCGCGGCAACCTGCATCAACCCGCACCACCCTCAGGAACCCAAGCGGCCCCCGCCGTGGCGGCATCGCGCAGAGCACGTTCGCTGCACGCAGCGCCGCTTGCTGAGCTACGCTTGACGTTCGATCAACCGCTTTGACATCGCACCGACCATGCCTCAATTCCAGCAGCAGGACATCCTCGAGATCGCACAAGGCCCGTCGCGGCTGCGCTTTGCGCCACAAGCGGGCGGCCGGCTGCTGTCCTGGGACATCGACGGTAGCCCCGTCATTTTCTGGCCCGATCAGGCGGACTGGAGCCACCCCGCGAAAATTCGCGGCGGCAACCCGTTGCTGTTTCCGTTTCTCGGCCGCCATTTCGTCGATGGCCGCATCGGCGAATGGCGCGACCGGCAAGGCACGGTGCGCGCATTGCCGATGCACGGCTTCGCGCGCGACCTCGCCTTCGACGCGGCACTCGACGAAGCGCGCGCAACGGTGCGCATGACGCTCACCGACAGCGAAGCGACACGCACCGGCTACCCGTTCGGCTTCCGCTTCGAAGCGACGTATCGGCTTATCGATACGCATACGCTCGACGTCGAACTGACTACGTCGAACACCGGCGAGACCGCCCTGCCGTACTACGCGGGCCATCACTTCTACTTTGCGCTGCCGCACACGCAGCGCAACGAGACGGTGCTCGAGTTGCCGTGCACCGAAACGCGCTATCAGCTGCCGGACGGCACGCTTGCGGCGCCCGAGCCCGGCGAGCCGAGCTACCGGCTCGACGAAGACCGCATCCTCGATCGCTTCCACTGCCTGAAGGGCGCTTCCGCGCATCCGGTGCGTCTGGTTCAGCTCGGACTCAATCGCAGCATCACCATCGATCTGCAGCGGCCGGGGTCGGTGCCCTGGTTCGCCGTCACGACCTGGACCGAGAAGCCGGAGTCGGACTTTTACTGCGTCGAGCCATGGCTCGGCCTGCCCGATGCCATTCACAACGAAGAAGGCTTGCGCTGGCTCGAGCCCGGTGAGGCAGAAACCGCGGCGCTGCGTATCGCGGTGGGCTCGTTGCCGTAATGCAGGCGTTCGTTCCTCGGCATTCACTGAACTGAGCCGCATCGAACCGCTCCGAAGCGACCGGGGCGTATGCGCGCGGCGGACGAAACCTCCGCGCGCGGCGCCGATTTTTCCGTGCTGCGATGCAAAACCGTTAGAATCGGACGTTTTCTTTTCGCCGCGCGTTCGTACGACATAAGCGCGCCGACCCTTCCGGCATTCATGCAACCCGGCACGGTCGGTCACCGCGCGGCGGCGGTTTTGCGAGGTCCAATGTTGACAACAAGAATGAGACGGCTCGCCTGCGCACCACTGGTTGCAACGGTAGTCGCAGTGCTGGCCGCATGTGGCTCGGCTCCGGTCGGGCCGGGGTTTTACCGCGTCGAACGGGGCGACACGCTGACGAAGATCGCGCGCGATAACCGGCAGTCGGTGTCGAGCATCGCGCGCTGGAACAATCTGTCGAATCCGGATGCGATCGAAGTGGGCCAGGTGCTGCGCGTCGCACCGCCGGCCGGCGCCGCGTCGGCGTCGGCGACGACGTCGACCGCAAGCGCACGCAGCCGGAGCAACGCCGCCGCGCCGAATGGCGCAGCAGCCGAAGCGCCTGTGAACGTCGCCAACGCGCCGCCGATTTCGCTCGTATGGCCTGCGGCCGGCACCGTGATCCGCCGCTTCGACGGCAAGAACTCGAAGGGCATCGATATCGCGGATACCGCCGGCACGCCGGTCGTCGCGGCCGCGTCCGGCACCGTCGTCTATGCGGGCAACGGTCTGCGCGGATATGGCAATCTGCTGATCATCAAGCACAACGCCGACTACCTGACCGCGTATGCGCACAATCGATCGCTGCTCGTGAAGGAAGGACAGGCCGTGCAGCAAGGCCAGAAAATCGCGGAAATGGGCGATACCGACAACGACCGCGTGATGCTGCATTTCGAGCTCCGTTACGATGGCCGCTCGATCGACCCGTCGCGTTCGTTGCCTCCGCGC
The nucleotide sequence above comes from Paraburkholderia sp. SOS3. Encoded proteins:
- a CDS encoding hydroxypyruvate isomerase family protein gives rise to the protein MFKFSANLSTLFQDRPLAERIAAARATGFRAVEMWFPYDVPPARLRDTLDEHGLPMIGINTAPGNANAGDWGLAADPRRRSAFIESLHEAFEYAQVIGCPNVHVMAGIVDASLSHEAAWDAYQANIDEACGMAERHALTVMIEPLNAVDRPTYLLTKQQQAIALIETLKRPNLKIMLDLFHVQRGEGNLIERMLASLPYAAHIQIADVPGRHEPGTGEINFPKVFEALQSAGWTGWIGAEYFPANGTEAGLGWM
- a CDS encoding undecaprenyl-diphosphate phosphatase: MSLSFLIFLSVLQGVTELFPVSSLGHTLLVPALFGMHIDKHAPQLLPFLVALHLGTAFALLWYFRERWIALIGGFFASLGGRRNEDGHMMWALIIGTIPAGIVGLVLEKRLERVFHDLRIVAIALIVNGILLWLGDRLQRSRAHRPPEKLTFKQAFFVGLAQVGALIPGFSRSGLTMIAGNAAGLTAEKAAEFAFLLGTPIIFAAGLLEVPKLFHAPEQLGDAALGGVLTAIAAYLSVRFLMRYFEGRGRLASFGVYCVIAGLACLGWFITHPQPVA
- a CDS encoding aldose epimerase family protein encodes the protein MPQFQQQDILEIAQGPSRLRFAPQAGGRLLSWDIDGSPVIFWPDQADWSHPAKIRGGNPLLFPFLGRHFVDGRIGEWRDRQGTVRALPMHGFARDLAFDAALDEARATVRMTLTDSEATRTGYPFGFRFEATYRLIDTHTLDVELTTSNTGETALPYYAGHHFYFALPHTQRNETVLELPCTETRYQLPDGTLAAPEPGEPSYRLDEDRILDRFHCLKGASAHPVRLVQLGLNRSITIDLQRPGSVPWFAVTTWTEKPESDFYCVEPWLGLPDAIHNEEGLRWLEPGEAETAALRIAVGSLP
- a CDS encoding peptidoglycan DD-metalloendopeptidase family protein, with translation MLTTRMRRLACAPLVATVVAVLAACGSAPVGPGFYRVERGDTLTKIARDNRQSVSSIARWNNLSNPDAIEVGQVLRVAPPAGAASASATTSTASARSRSNAAAPNGAAAEAPVNVANAPPISLVWPAAGTVIRRFDGKNSKGIDIADTAGTPVVAAASGTVVYAGNGLRGYGNLLIIKHNADYLTAYAHNRSLLVKEGQAVQQGQKIAEMGDTDNDRVMLHFELRYDGRSIDPSRSLPPR